The genomic segment TTGTACCGTCACAGATATCATTAATGAGTGGAGGCAAAAGATATTCAGATGTAAATATGAAGGGATatttgagtaggcctacttctaACATTTGAAGGTAACACAATTTCACGTCTAAAACAACGACTTTAGAATTGTTGTATACTGCGAAGTCACATCCCCATCATACAAACACAACCAGGTCATAAGTTAAAAAATGAGAATCTTTACAAAAAACTGCATAAAACCGAATCTATGGCAGCGAAGATAGCATGATATTAACGGACCGATTACTGCTCGAGGAATCAATCACAATGAGTAAAATAatgtaaacacacaagcacatgattGTAGAAACAACAGAATACTGCATCGCGTGGCTTCAGCCCGCTGGTTCCTTGCACATGATCCAACAAACAcaggcgagagacagagggcgtAGAACGTCCAATATAACCTACCGAAGGTGGACTATCTGTTAACATTACTCCAGAGCTAAGGTTGAGGTAAAAATTAGTTAAGAAATAGTTAAAACTAAAGCTGCGCTAGAGCCAAGATCGAGTTAAGTTTTAGTTAAATAAGCGCTTGGATGAGGTTAAGTTGTACGAGATAGGCTAGAGCTAAGATGCACTTGCGGTTTGGCAGCAGGTTGGCAGTTACGGCAGTAATGGAGGagagtcaaacacacaacatggaGAAAAACcaccggggagggagggatacaTGGTCGCTTTTGGGGGACATGTTGGTAATGTCAAAGTCTGTCGAAGATGCCACTACAACAAGTTTCATTACGCAACAAAGTTATGCAGCATGTGACCCATACATATTGATTAAAATAATTGATCAGGGAAAATGTAGAGTTTCGGGGGTTTAAGACAAAATCTTTAAAGATTTAAATCGTACTGTAACCAGCATGACGTTTTTTATCCAATATTTCTAATGATATGGCACATGAACGGAAAGACGTGGGAGTGACCGACATGGAAAGTGACGTCACAACCCGAGAGAGTGACATCACAACCCAGGACGGAGACGTAGGGCAGTGACGTCGCAACACAGGGCAGTGACGTCACATCACAGGGCAGTGACATCGCAAACCAAGGCACTACCCAAAGTAGCCCAAGGTTTCCCAAAGTAGCCCACGGTTACACACAGTAGCCCACGGTTACACACAGTAGCGAGAGTACGTGAGCCCTGGCCAATGGGGGACAAGACAGATGCAGGGTAGGGGTGTGGTGAAGCCTTAACacaatgggagggggggggggggggggggggggtctgaaggGTACACAGGGGGCGGTTGGGAGGGGCGGGGTTAGTAAGGCAGTAGAGACATGCAGCAGACCCAGACGGGGTATTGACTGGCCGGCCACAGGGTCCAGAAGACCCCCTTCAGCCAGAACAGGTCACCTGGTggcgtggggggagggaggggggggggggggggggggggggagagagagagagacagagatgttATTAATAGTGGGTGTAAGGGAATACTACTTACACAGCGGGTTTGTGTGcatttttcatgtgtgtgttgatagaTGCATATGCatttgtttatctgtgtgtgtgtgtgtgtgtgtgtgtgtgtgtgtgtgtgtgtgtgtgtgtgtgtgtgtgtgtgtgtgtgtgtgtgtgtgtgtgtgtgtgtgtgtgtgtgtgtgtgtgtgtgtgtgggggggttttaCCTGGGAAATGCGGACACCAGTCAGTTTCTCCACCGTCTCCGGGAGGCGTGTCATGATGTCTAGCACCTCCCCCGTCAGCTTGGACGCGCCCACTTCTCCGCCCCCGCTGGAAATCATCGTCACCTTGTGGGCGGAGGCGAGGGGCCTGGCAATCTCTTCCGCCATCTGGTGGACGACAGGGGGAGGTCAGCGCTGATCCAGTAAATCCTTGCACGTTTCAATTTCCCAACACTCTGTTAACATTTTTTAATTAGTCTAAAAATaatttttggattttggatggtTTAGGGAATGTGTGGGTTCTGATCTAGAGAGGTGGTTgagagggttagtgtgtgttttgatCTATAGAGGTGGTTTAGAGGGACAGTGTGGGTTCTGATCTATAGAGGTGGTTTAGAGGGAGCGTGTGGATTCTGATCTAGAGAGGTGGTTTAGAGGGACAGTGTGGGTTCTGATCTAGAGAGGTGGATTAGAGGGACAGTGTGGGTTCTGATCTAGAGAGGTGGTTTAGAGGGACAGTGTGGGTTCTGATCTATAGAGAGGTGGTTTAGAGGGACAGTGTGTTCTGACCCACAGAGAGGTGGTTTAGAAGGACAGTGTTGGTTCTGATCTAGAGAGGTGTGTAGAGGGACAGTGTGTTCTGATCTATAGAGAGGTGGTTTAGAGGGACAGTGTGTTCTGATCTATAGAGGTGGTTTAGAGGGACAGTGTGTGTTCTGATCTATAGAAGTGGTTTAGAGGGAAAGTGTTTGTTCTGACCCACAGAGAGGAGGTTTAGAGGGACAGTGTGTTCTGATCTATAGATGTGGTTTAGAGGGACAGTGTGTGCTCTGATCTATAGAAGTGGTTTAGAGGGACAGTGTGTGTTCTGATCTATAGAATTGGTTTAGAGGGAAAGTGTTTGTTCTGACCCACAGAGAGGTGGTTTAGAGGGACAGTGTGTTCTGATCTATAGAGGTGGTTTAGAGGGACAGTGTGTGCTCTGATCTATAGCGGTGGTTTAGAAGGACAGTGTGTTCTGACCCACAGAGAGTTGGTTTAGAAGGACAGTGTGTTCTGATCTATAGAGATGGTTTATAGGTGGTTTGTAAGTGTCTGACCAGAGGCAGTTTCTCCAGCAGCATGTCCACCATGGCTCCCTCTTTGTACTGCTGGAAGGCTTCGGCCTTCTTGGCCATCTGCTCTGCCTCCGCACGGCCTTTGGCCTCCACCGCAAAGGCCTCCGCCTCGCCCTTCATCTGCAGAGGACATCACATCTGAGGTTAGGTACAGATGTGATACCGAGGGAAGGTACAGATGTGATACAGATGTGAAATAGAAGTAAGGTACAGATGTGATACAGATGTGATACAGAGGTTAGGTACCAGATGTGCTACGGATATGACACAGAGGTTAGGTACCAGATGTGTTACAGATGTGGGACTCACCCTGATGGACTCTGCCTCAGCCTCTGCTGCCATGATCATTTGGAGACTGTAGGGACAGACAGAAAGCATAGTTGGAAAGACGGGAAGAACCGTTTGAAAGACAGGAAGTACATTAACAAACACATGAAGTACAGTTAGAAAGACAGGATGTACAGTTACATGGACAGGAAGTACAGTTAGAAAGACAGAAAGTAGACTTAGAAAGGCAGGAAGTAGTTAGAAAGACATGAAGTACAGTTAGAAAGATAGGAAGTACAGTTAGAAAGACAGGAAGTACAGTTAGATGGACGGGAAGTACAGTCAGAACGACAAAAACGGTAAGGTACAAACAAAATGACAGGaagtacaaacaaacacatgatgTACAAAAGTTAAGTAGTTAGAGATAGATTAGAAGGACGGgtagcacagacagacaggcagacaaaaaGACAGGAACAGTAAATTGACAGACTTGAGATTGTAATGTTGATTaagtgctatacaaataaaatatcattgaaaaattgaatttaattgaattgatttgaattgaatgatggggagagagaagggaggggggaccGATAGAGAGACAACCACCGTATCAACACAAAATCAAGTATCAAGGTCAAATTTTCTCTCATAGTAAAGTGTACAACCgcctagggctgctcgattatggaaagaatcataatcacgattattttggtcaatgttgaaatcacgattatccAAACGATTATTTCTTTAGATTGAAAACATGAAAATATTTGAAAGAACGTCTTTGAAATTTCGGcttaaaaatacacaaaatgttcaaatcaaaAATAATGTACCGATATGTttccagctgttctgcactttctataaaacagttaataaaaaataaaaaatcgaaaACTTTTAGTTTTCTGATTGTTAGACGCTAAACTCGAAACCGCGACCGATATTCGATCAATCGCCCAGCGCTACAACCGCCGGGCGCCGGTGAGAGCCCGGGAGGGCGGCGGCCTCACCGCTGGGCCTCGGCCAGCCTCTCGGTGCGGTATCGCTCAGCCTCGGCGGGCCTCTTCACCCGGGCCTCCAGCTCCATCTCGCGCCGCGTGATCTCCTGCTCCTGCAGCAGGATCTGCTGCGCCCGCTCCACCACCTGCACCtgcatcttctcctcctcgatGCACTGCTTCGTCTTCGCCACCTGGTGGTGGGAGGGCCGCGTTACAGCAAGGACGACCGGAACAAataaaaccacaacaacaacaacaacaacaacatggtgCGTCTTCTATCTCACTGAGCTTTGGGGGACGATATTACAATggatattattatttaaaaaaatacattcaggcatacaaacaacaacaatatactactactactactactactactactaccactactactacttctaataataataataataataatatgctaATTCAATTTAAATACCTAAAGTAAAGTAACTTTTGAAAGTTTGAAAGTCAAATGTTAGGTTAGaactagtctggctgaacggtaGTGGACAGCGTCTGTTGCCTAGCGTCGGATTtcaccgctactcctccccttccggttgcccTTCCGgttcaaaataatttccccccggcactattttgcatggacaccgctgctgcttcccgggcttagccccgcccctagacgattgtgattggttttaaagaaataaaaacaggcccgcccagtttccccacggatagacggctcgaggtagcgtggctccagaccattctacttgctgtagtttggtctggctttgcgagactaggtTTGAACTGAATTGAGCTCTTGGTTGCTAAGGAaacgggggtgggggaggggggggtggttataagggtgtggagggggggggggcgtcgaaCCTGCAGCTGATAGGCCATCTCTGACTCGGCCTTCTTGGTGAAGACCTCGATGTCGTAGCTGGCCTTCTTCAGCTCGTAGTCCCGCTGGGCCTTGGCCATCTCGATCTCGTTCTTAAACTGAGCAGAGATCTTCTCCTGCATCGCATGGgcctcctggagagagagagagagaggggggagaggggggagggagggggaggggaagagagagaggggtgggtgggggagggggagagggagggggagaaagagaggggagggagagggacggagagagagaggggggagggagggggagagagaagggaggggggaggggggaggggggaggggggagggaaagagagggagagagagagacagggggagagagacgggggagagagagagagcgagagtggtgGTAGAGATGAGAGTGACGAAAGTGGATTAGTAGAGTGGTCTGGTTGTCAGCCTGTTGGGGGGGAATCAAAGCAGGGGCCGTGGCGGGACAGAGAAGGGTGGTATGGGGACACTGGTCCCTGGTGGGGGGGTCTCCGGGGGGGCTCACCCTGATCACGGCGTCCCTCTTGTTGAGCGCCTCCCCGATGCGGGCGTCCTTCTGGACCTGCGCGGTGCGGGCCTTCCCCAGGGAGTGGAGGTagtcctgggggggggaggagggaccgTTAGGCCCCCAGAACCCAACCGGCGGCCCCGGCCGCAAGGAGCTACTTAGCAGGTCTCCAGAACCTTCCACCTAACAGGCCCAGAGCTACGAATCATTAGCAACATCAGCAGCAAGGAGCTAGTTAGCATGCTAGGTCTCCAGAACCTTCCACTTAACAGGCCCAGAGCTACGAATCATTAGCAACATCAGCAGCAAGGAGCTAGTTAGCATGCTAGGTCTCCAGAACCTTCCACCAGACAGGCCCAGAGCTACGAATCATGAGCAACATCAGCAGCAAGGAGCTAGTTAGCATGCTAAGGTTCCAGATTCCAATCTctagctacagcagcagcaagGAGCTAGTTAGCATGCTAGGTCTCCAGAACCTTCCATCTAACAGGCCCAGAGCTACGAATCATTAGCAACATCAGCAGCAAGGAGCTAGTTAGCATGCTAGGGTTCCAGATTCCAATCTctagctacagcagcagcagggagctAGTTAGCATGCTAGGTCTCCAGAACCTTCCATCTAACAGGCCCAGACCTACGAATCATTAGCAACATCAGCAGCAAGGAGCTAGTTAGCATGCTAGGGTTCCAGATTCCAATCTctagctacagcagcagcaagGAGCTAGTTAGCATGCTAGGTCTCCAGAACCTTCCATCTAACAGGCCCAGAGCTACGAATCATTAGCAACATCAGCAGCAAGGAGCTAGTTAGCATGCTAGGGTTCCAGATTCCAATCTctagctacagcagcagcagggagctAGTTAGCATGCTAGGTCTCCAGAACCTTCCATCTAACAGGCCCAGACCTACGAATCATTAGCAACATCAGCAGCAAGGAGCTAGTTAGCATGCTAGGGTTCCAGATTCCAATCTctagctacagcagcagcaagGAGCTAGTTAGCATGCTAGGTCTCCAGAACCTTCCATCTAACAGGCTCAGAGCTACGAATCATTAGCAACATCAGCAGCAAGGAGATAATCCacttttttaaaacaaacacaactcaaaaACAATAATGAACTTAAAATGGCGGATTAATTTCTTCTCCTTTGAGTATATGGGGACAAGATTCaagaaaactttatttatccccagGGGGCAATTAAGGACCGGAATGTCCTGTGGTCAAGGTGTTTGAATCCCAGCttagaggttctgggttcgatccccgataTCCTTGTCCTGGCCTAAAGGCTCCTCCAGAGCCAGGGGCCCAACACccaaatgtccctggttcgaagAATTTCCGTtcttctgtccttctgtctgagCACCTGGGCCCGCCCTCACCTTgtggccgcgcaccaggtgactGCACTGATGGTCTCACCTTGTCGTCGTGGCGATTGTCTCACGTGGTCGTCGTGGCGATGGTCTCACCTGGTCGGCCTGGCGATGGTCTCACCTGGTCGTCGTGGCGATTGTCTCACCTGCTTTTCGTGGTGATGGTCTCACCTGGTCGGCCTGGCGATGGTCTCACCTGGTCGTCGTGGCGATTGTCTCACCTGCTTGTCTTGGTGATGGTCGCACCTGGTCGTCATGGCGATGGTCTCACCGGCCTGGCGATGGTCTCACCTGCCTGTTGTGGTGATGGTCGCACCTGCTCGTCGTGGCGATGGTCTCACCTGGTCGTCGTGGACGTCCTTCAGGGTGTAGCTGACCACGCTGATGCCCATGTTCACCAGGTCTGACGACGCCACCTTGAACACCTGCTCCGAGAACTTCTGCCGGTCCTTGTAGAtctcctgcaggaggaggaggaagaggaggaggaggaggagcaggaggagg from the Gadus morhua chromosome 22, gadMor3.0, whole genome shotgun sequence genome contains:
- the flot1a gene encoding flotillin-1a; its protein translation is MFYTCGPNEAMVVSGFCRSPPLMIAGGRVFIFPCVQKLQRISLNTMTLSVKSDKVYTRHGVPVSVTGIAQMKIQGQNKEMLAAACQMFMGKSEGEIAHIALETLEGHQRAIIAHLTVEEIYKDRQKFSEQVFKVASSDLVNMGISVVSYTLKDVHDDQDYLHSLGKARTAQVQKDARIGEALNKRDAVIREAHAMQEKISAQFKNEIEMAKAQRDYELKKASYDIEVFTKKAESEMAYQLQVAKTKQCIEEEKMQVQVVERAQQILLQEQEITRREMELEARVKRPAEAERYRTERLAEAQRLQMIMAAEAEAESIRMKGEAEAFAVEAKGRAEAEQMAKKAEAFQQYKEGAMVDMLLEKLPLMAEEIARPLASAHKVTMISSGGGEVGASKLTGEVLDIMTRLPETVEKLTGVRISQVTCSG